The genomic window AGGCATCATAGACATCTACCCTTCTATGAATCCTATGGGCATTGATAGCATCACGAGAGGATTCCCTTTTTACAATGTAGATATCAATCGTACTTTTCCAGGTAAAACATCTGAATTTTTACCAGGTCAAGTCGCCAATGCTATTGTAGAGGCTATTAAGGGAAGTGATTATGCCATTGACATTCATTCAAGCAATATCTTCTTACGTGAACTGCCTCAAGTGCGCATCAGTAAATCAAATGCCAAAGAACTTGTCCCTTTAGCACAGAAAATGGGGATTGATTTTATCTGGGTTCATGATGCTGTGACAGTCTTAGAATCGACTTTTTCACATACTATGAATACACTAGGAACAAAAACTCTTGTTGTTGAGATGGGTGTTGGTATGCGCATTACTAAAGAATATGGTGAAAATCTCACAGAGGGCATTTTAAATCTAATGGCGCAACTCGATATTATAGATCGCCCTTTATCTTCTACTAAAAAATCCTTTGTTTCCACCATTAATGCTGAGGTACATTTTATCAACTCTCCAAGTTCTGGCATTTTTGTACCAACGCTAGAGCACAATGTTGAAGTCAAAAAAGGCGAAAAACTAGGAATGATACTTGACCCTCTTTTAGGTGAAATTAAAGCAACACTTTTAAGCCCATGTGATGGACTCCTTTTTACTATTAGAGAATATCCTGTTGTGTATGAAGGTTCTTTAATTGCTCGTATTTTAGAAGATACCAAAGAGGAGAAAGAATGAGAGAAGAGATTTTATTTGAAATTACCTCACTAAGTCGTGAACCTATGCGTGTTAAAGCCTTCAAATTTGGCAAAAAAGATGCAACACCAAGTTGTGTTATTGTAGGACCCATGACGGGAGATGCGATAGATCAGCTTTGGATAGCCTCTCGAATGGTTCGCTTTTTACGCCAAAAAGAGCTCGAAAATCCTTCCTTTATTCTTGGTGAAATTGTTGTTGTTCCTACGGCTAATACTTATTCATTTAATATGGGAAAATCATTTTGGCCTTTAGATAACACCGATATTGATGTCATGTTCCCAGGTTATGAAAAAGGTGAAACAACACAACGTATTGCAGCAAGACTATTTGAAAAAACCAATAATTTCGACTTCGCCATTTTGCTCGAAGCAAGAAAAGATCACGCTGAATGCAAACCCTATGTCAGCCTTTTAGCCAATGGAGCTGAGGATGTGGATGATGCCCGTGCTTTTGGTTTAGATTTTATTCATATCAAAGATGAAAGCCCTATTGATACGGTTTCTATCAATTACAACTGGAAAATATGGAATGCCAAATCTTTTTCGATTATTTCAGGGAAAAAAGGTGAATTGCGGAAAAATGATGCCAACAAAGTATTTGATGCCATAGTTCGCTTTCTCTCAAAACATAAGATCATCGACTTTCCTATCTTTGAAGGCTCTATTGGAAATGTTGTTACCTATGACAATATCGAAATTATCAAATCTTCTGCAGCAGGACTTTTTGATACTTTAGCGCATGTTGGAGATCGTGTGGTACATGGACAACCCTTGGCAAGAATCTATAACACGCTAGATGGAACCCTTATGCAGACTATCATCGCACCCTTTGAGGGCATTATCTCGTGTGCCTATGATTACCCACTCATTTTTCAAAATGCCATTGCATTTCGGATTATCAGACTTGAAGATACACAGTTACCGTAAAAAAGCATTATGAACCGCGCACGAAAAGTACTGAAGATGCGCGGTACTTTACATGGCGTAAGCATAACTTTTAGAGCTTTGCTTTAAAAACGCATCAAGAATAAAAGATAGAATCCTCTCTTCGCACATCCACCATAATAGATAAATCACTTTTACCACTACTGAAAACAACCCCTTTTAGAGGTGAAATATCATTATAGTCTCGTCCTGAGCCTAAAAGAATATGTTGTGATGTAGGTATAACATTATTTGTTGGATCAAGGCCAATCCAGCCGGCATTTGGGATATACAATGCGAACCACGCATGTGAAGCGTCAACACCAAAAAGCTTTTTTTCACCTTCTTTTGGTATCGTTTCAATATAACCACTCATATAACGAGCAGGCAAGCCAATCGAGCGAAGAGCTGCAATAGCAAATTGTGTAAAATCTTGGCAGACCCCTTGTTTGGCATCAAAAATATCTTCTATAGGTGTCATTACATCACTAAAGCCTGAAACAAATTTAAAATCTGCATAGATTCTATTCATAAATTCATATGCTGCTTCAAACAAATCTCTAGAAGGAGAAAACGATTCAAGAGCATACTCTTGAATTCGCTTTGATGCTTTAGGGATAAATTCAGATTCTGGCATAAAAAGTTTTACAGATGTATCATTGCATGTAAAGCCTGATAATATTTCTTGAGCTTGAGCATATGTTACACTTTTTGAGCGAACGTCGGCAATATGTGTCGCTAAACTATCAGGAAAGATTTCAACTTTTGAATGACCTATAAGTGAGAGCGATTTATGGGCCTCACGAATAAGTATATGGCTGTTGTAATTGCCAAAAATATCGACAAAATCACTCTCTTCATAGACCGTAGGTTCTGTTTGCATCGAAAAGCTTAAAAGCTTTTGAAAACGTGTATTTTTGGGTTTTAGCCGTGCAATATTATGACTAAAGGTAACAATACTTTCATAGTCAAATTCAGTTTTGTGATAAATAGTATAAATCATTGTTACTCATCATAATGTGAAAAATAAGTTTTACACAATTCAGTCGAACATTCTGCAAATAAATCCGAAAGTGTAGAAAGAATGGTATCAAGTTTTGTATAAATCTGTTCTTCTTCTAACTCCATAACGTCACTTAGTTTTGTTAGTTTTAATAATGAATAGGCTTTAAACATCGGTGCTTCATACGCTGTTAAATAAGGCTTTGATTTAGGTAGTGTTTTAAACTCTCCTAATAATTTATTGGTAATATAGCTTAGCGACTTTGGAAATTGTGGATTAAACACTAAAAACTCTATCACATTTTCCAACTGTAAAGCGCTTTTATATTGTGTACGGTAAGCATTAAAACTCTCACTTGAGCTTAATATCCCCTCTAAAAGGTCATAAGCAACCGATTTATCCAACTTGAAACAAAGCATTGAACGCGCTTTTGAGATAAACAATAAAGCATTTTCAATCGTATACCCAATTTCAAAAAGTGTCAGCCCCTGCTCTTTATACATACTTTCATCCACTAATTCTTTATACGCTGTAAAATAAATCAATACTTTGTCTAATTCACTCAGTACCGCTCTTTTAGAGTTATTTTGTTTGCGGACAAAAATAAACCACTCTTTTTGCAATTTATCAAAGATTTTTGCTGATTCGACAGCAAGTAAATTTTTGACTGCAACATTAGCATTTGCCAGCATCCCAATCGTATACGTAAGAGAGCCTGTTTTGTGCCTATCTCTAATGACAGAGAGTATCTCATTCATTGGGTTTAAATGCAGTTTTTCTTGCATTGTCTCATCTAAGAAACCAGGATACGTCATCGTTAGATGTGTCAAAGCATTTTGTAAC from Sulfuricurvum sp. includes these protein-coding regions:
- a CDS encoding transglutaminase family protein: MIYTIYHKTEFDYESIVTFSHNIARLKPKNTRFQKLLSFSMQTEPTVYEESDFVDIFGNYNSHILIREAHKSLSLIGHSKVEIFPDSLATHIADVRSKSVTYAQAQEILSGFTCNDTSVKLFMPESEFIPKASKRIQEYALESFSPSRDLFEAAYEFMNRIYADFKFVSGFSDVMTPIEDIFDAKQGVCQDFTQFAIAALRSIGLPARYMSGYIETIPKEGEKKLFGVDASHAWFALYIPNAGWIGLDPTNNVIPTSQHILLGSGRDYNDISPLKGVVFSSGKSDLSIMVDVRREDSIFYS
- a CDS encoding M14 family metallopeptidase is translated as GIIDIYPSMNPMGIDSITRGFPFYNVDINRTFPGKTSEFLPGQVANAIVEAIKGSDYAIDIHSSNIFLRELPQVRISKSNAKELVPLAQKMGIDFIWVHDAVTVLESTFSHTMNTLGTKTLVVEMGVGMRITKEYGENLTEGILNLMAQLDIIDRPLSSTKKSFVSTINAEVHFINSPSSGIFVPTLEHNVEVKKGEKLGMILDPLLGEIKATLLSPCDGLLFTIREYPVVYEGSLIARILEDTKEEKE
- a CDS encoding M14 family metallopeptidase; amino-acid sequence: MREEILFEITSLSREPMRVKAFKFGKKDATPSCVIVGPMTGDAIDQLWIASRMVRFLRQKELENPSFILGEIVVVPTANTYSFNMGKSFWPLDNTDIDVMFPGYEKGETTQRIAARLFEKTNNFDFAILLEARKDHAECKPYVSLLANGAEDVDDARAFGLDFIHIKDESPIDTVSINYNWKIWNAKSFSIISGKKGELRKNDANKVFDAIVRFLSKHKIIDFPIFEGSIGNVVTYDNIEIIKSSAAGLFDTLAHVGDRVVHGQPLARIYNTLDGTLMQTIIAPFEGIISCAYDYPLIFQNAIAFRIIRLEDTQLP
- a CDS encoding alpha-E domain-containing protein, translating into QDNLIMVNPIGSAILENIGLNPFMENIAQYFLNEELILPQIATWWCGQPSELAYVLENLSTLIVKKIDRTESVKTYLCRNLSFEALAELRETIIKSPNFYAAQEEISFSTIPNYTSEKIEPRNAVIRAYSLKRDENYTVMNGGLVRVSASKDSLLVSSQRGGTSKDLWILGTDQRSDNTNIFKNAPYVETSLRHISTLKAENLFWLGRYLARSITTSRFLRYLLKNMANTYRYEDMETNESQRMLQNALTHLTMTYPGFLDETMQEKLHLNPMNEILSVIRDRHKTGSLTYTIGMLANANVAVKNLLAVESAKIFDKLQKEWFIFVRKQNNSKRAVLSELDKVLIYFTAYKELVDESMYKEQGLTLFEIGYTIENALLFISKARSMLCFKLDKSVAYDLLEGILSSSESFNAYRTQYKSALQLENVIEFLVFNPQFPKSLSYITNKLLGEFKTLPKSKPYLTAYEAPMFKAYSLLKLTKLSDVMELEEEQIYTKLDTILSTLSDLFAECSTELCKTYFSHYDE